A window of Rhinolophus ferrumequinum isolate MPI-CBG mRhiFer1 chromosome 23, mRhiFer1_v1.p, whole genome shotgun sequence genomic DNA:
GCAATCAATTTCATCCAGACTCCATGAAAAAGTTCAGTTCCTGAAAGGACCATTCTGGGAATGCTGGAAGCCTGGGGCAGGGCACTGTCATCACGGGTGGGAAGGTCGGACTCCCAGGGCTCAAACTTGATCCCAACGAGCACCACAAGGTGGAGCTAGAACCCCACTGAAGTCCATCGCTTCCCAGAGCCAACACTGGGCTAAGTACCTAGACTCCTCCAACCAGAGTGGAGGCCAGTCCAGGGGCCCCATCCCCACAGGCTTTCAATATTAACGTGTTTCTGGCACAGAAGGtcatctctccccacccccaataagCCAACACCCTCTCATATTACCTTTCCACACTGCAGGGGACACTTAAGGGTGTTCTGGTTTCCTCCTGGATGGGGCCGTCGTCTTTATCCTCCTCAGACTCATCCTTTACCCACTGGTGGTTTGGGAAGAATTCCTTGCATTTCCCATTGTGTGGCTCCAGGATTCGTTTGGGTGGTCGGGGAGGTGGGGGGACATGCTCAGGTGGGGGCTCCAGGTCCTCGTGGGAGAGCTCCTTCCACTGCTCCTGGAAAAACCCACAAGAGGAAGTCCCATCAGTGTCATGCTCAGCCGACCTGTCAGAAATCTGCTCCTCTTTCAGTGAGCAGAGGTGATGGCTTCGTGAGGGGCTCTCGCTGCTTCTTGGGTCTCCAGACATACACTTGGAAGGTgaaatcttttgaaaataaagtctattCTCTCTATTAATGCTTTCTATGTGCCCACTTTAAAGGCAGAAATTGGAAGCCTGTGAACATTTCCACAACTTTCTAGCTATTTAACCACGAAGGACAGCTATTTGCTCTGACACATGACAGTGTTTGAACTTTGACAACTGACAGCCCCCTTCTTcagatacaaaaatagaaaatttacacACCTGCATGAAAGCAAAAGCAATGCTGACCTGCACTGAAGAGTCTCCCATGATGAATTTGGCACCTTCAATCACAGCTAGGTAGGAGAAACGGAGCTGGTCTGCTGTCTGGATCAGCCCCATCCGAAATTTCCTCATTTCTAACAGAACTTTCTTGATATCAACAGAAGAAGGGTCTTTCCTTTTGTCCATCTGAAAGCCAGAAAGGAGACACACTGAGCCAGCCCCGACTCTCCAGTGCCTACTCAGGGAAAATCAGAGCAGGGAAGACGTGAGCAAATGTAGCCAGACCGGGGCCATCTAAGCACAGGGGAAAGAATGATAGACAAGGGCTTCTTTGGATCTTGCAGGATTCctctttaaaattaagaacatcCCTCCAAACAAAGCTATTTGGCATAAAGTTATTTTCAGGGGAGGGAAGTTGTTAAAAAATGAAGATCGAAGCTCGTTTACTGCAGAGACAATACCAGAGGAGCTGTGGCCAGGCCAGAGCGGAGGTTTAAATGTGGTCCTGTCTCTTCCTAGGGTCTCCAAGGGCCTCCTTACCAGCAAGAGACAGGTGTCGGCCAGACAGAAGGTCCCCGACCTGCCGATGCCGGCGCTGCAGTGCACGACGATGGGGCCGTGCTCCTGGCTGAGTGACCCTGACTCACGGACTTTGAAAAGAAAGTTCAGGAATGAGGCTGGCGATTCGGGGACTCCAAAGTCAGGCCACGTGGTATAGTGGAAATGTAAGATCTCTCGAGTTTCTTtagactgaaagagaaaaatactcaTGGCGATTCTAAGAGAATCAGCTGTACAGCAATCACAAATTCCAAGTCCACACCAAGGGCCCTTCCACCCACTCAGTCTGAGGCAGCTGTAACGCTCCGCCTTTCTCCCCGGGGCCGTGCACCCGGTCCACACACGCCACGCACCGCGGTGCCGGGCGCCGTGCTCAACCCCGGACCGCAGGCTGCTCCTGTTTTGACTTCACTTCCATTAGGATGAGCCCGTCTCGGCCCCCTCCTTTCTCCCATGTCCCTCTCACCTCTGCTGTCGTCATCACAACTGATTTCTCTCTGCCCCACAATGATGCTGCATCGCCACCCACGGTAACCTTGTCATAAAAATAGCACAAGGTTTCACACGAAAGAGTGAAAACAGAACTGCGTATGTGTGGCATCAGCTCTGGGAAACTCAGGGCTTCACAAGGGTtgtcattttagagaaaaaagtaCCCAGCTCAGTCTGCAAAGACTGGAGGTTGCCATGTGTGGCTCAAAACCCAGCTAAACAAACGGACGCCAGAGCACTGCCTTCATTTTAGCGCTGAGCACATTAACTCACTGAGTTCTCGCACCAATCCTTCAAGGCACGTATGGATTCCCATCATTACCATTTTCCAGATTAGGAGACTGAGGCTCGGAGGCCAGCCCTCCATTAAGTGGGGAGAAGGAGTTCCAATCTAAGTTTGcttgactccagagcctgtgttctGAGCCTGTTGCAGTAACTTTTGAAAGGAGGACTGTGGCCCATGGCGCTAAGTGTTTCTCCCTCTGGCCCAGTCTGCTCCCagtgaagcagaaaaaagaaTGGCCTCTGGTGCCGTATCCAGCCTGGCTCCTTCCTCTGAGCCAGAGAGTCCACTCCCAGAGTGGACACCTGGTCTCCAGTCGCAGTGACCAAAATGTAGTTCTCACTGGGAGGAGAGCACTCCAGGTCTTTACTAAGCAAAGGGCACACAGTAGATGGGAACCAGTCACTGGCTAAGTAAGGCCTCCAAGTCTTGCTCAAGTGGGCACAGGAACAAGGTTTGAAGGTAAGGAGCCATGCCAGCCTGGAGTGTCTCCTGCGGTGCTGTGCCAAGGGCCAAGGTAGTGCCTAGGGCATCTGGAGAGCAGCTGATGGAGAAGGCTTTTGCCCGAGACCCGCTTACCAACACTGCCTTCCTTCATTTGTCAAATGTCCACAACGTGCCTATCGTGTGCCAGGGACCGTGCCAGGCACGATGAGGTAGAGATGGCACCCTTGTCCTCCCAGAGCTTACAGCTTAGTTATGACAACCTTCTCTAACCCGAGTGTGATGAAAATGTGTGGAAGGACCTTCAATACACACCAATGACCTAACATCAGAAAAGAATATACACATTCGACCCTGCACCCGCTGTTACGTACACTGGTATCTTTCTGCAGGACTGGGAGAAATCTGCGTATGATATTAGGATAATTTATAGAACTATACTCAGCTATTTCATCCTTTCCTCTCTAGAAAATGATTTCCTAATACTTTAATGGCTTAAAAGAGAAATACCTCttctattttgtgtatattttgaaaaCCGAGTAAGAAGAAAACATGCCACAAATAAGTTCTTTCTTTTAATCCTGAAGGTGTGGGTTATCTCCTGTCTGTGCCCTCCCTCACACTTGCCTACCTTTTTCTCAAGGGATTCATTCTGGACCTGCACTTGAGCAGGTACGCATGTCTgaggaagactttttaaaaacaaagtctgtTCAAGCAAACAGATCCCAATGTCAAGGCCGCCAAGCATTGCTCTTTGCTCTGCCCCCCAGACAGCACCCTCTTCTGCGCAGTCCGAATTCCGTTTCCCTCAACAAGCAGGAAAAATACTCGCAAAAGTTTACCGGAAGTCATTCTTAGTATGTCAGGCTTGCAGATGCTAAAAAgcatggaaaaatgtctactaTATAATCCTCCAGGCACATTCCAACCTCCTGCCAACATTATTCCTGAGAATCCTCCATCTAACCCCTCCATAAATCACTCCCTTAGTCTCAGTGCATGGCTACGGCAGGGCTCATGTCTCCAGTGCtgtgagagagacacagagagagagagagacagagagagagagacagagggacagagagacagagagagagagacagagagagagacagagagagagacagagagacagagagagacagagacagagagacagagacagagagagagagggcgagCTCTGTGGTGAAGGAGGTACCTAAGATCTTCCTCCCGCCCCCCAGGCACCCCTTGTCACCTGGTAAGTAAGCAGGTAAGCTCTGCTCACCATAGTGCCAAAACCTCACCTTGCTCAGAGAAAAGTGGGCATTAGGTAATGTCACTCAAGAGAAAAGACACCTCAACCATTAACCGTCTGAGTATTTAAGTGTGTGCCACACTTACTGTAAGGTTTTCCAATTCTAGTTGTCGTACTGTATAATATGACTTAATATCTTCAGAGATCAATGTTAATTTCAAATTTGTATCTTcaaagatcatttctttttcttctttttgtggcCAGTACTGTGCACATTTTAACTAGGGGAGAAAATAACACTGAATTATTGTGAGCAACTGACCATTTTCCAATGACTGAAGGTTTAGGGTATCTtctacaatctttttttttttttttttttttttacattgtacAATCCTTATGATACCCAAAGCGCTGGGGTTTTCTGACCTTGGAAGTCCCATCAGCATAacctgcctgcctcctggggaACGGGGGAGGGGACTGTGAAGACCCAGCCAGGACTAGTTGTGCACACAGGGCGCAGACTTCCAAACCCAGCAGCCCCCTGGTCATCCACACAATGAGGTGTTTCAGGGCTCTGCTCCTTTCCCTGTCATTTACGAGGCGAAGCCAGACAAAAGGTTTAGTCTCACAAAAGGTTTAGTCTCTCACAGATAGCTTTATGCAGCCATTTCAAAGATTGTCAAGCACCTCATCGGTGCTGTTGGCATAATGTAGACTCCTGACCCTGGGGAACATATGGGCTAATTGAAGATACGACTAGGAGAGACTCCATGTGAAACACTCTGAAAGGCTGAAGGGCTGTCATCAAACGAAAACTATTTGGAGAAGGCTTGCAGAGGGGCCAGACCTCCTCCAAGGTCTGGGGTCACCCACTGTCTCATCCCACCTTTTCATTCTGGTTTTACTCAGTTCAGAAAAACACATTTCATGTTCTAGTTTCATAATTTCAGAAACTACTTGATGGTCTTGATTTAAGTGTAACATTACCTTTAAAGCAAGCACACGCACAAAGATTTGGTTCCGTTTAGAGTTTAAGAAAAAGACTTTGACTCAAATTTTGTGGCATACTTTACTTGAGCTAAGTTTCTGCGCCAGTTACTTACAATTTCTACTTGCTGATGACTGATGGACCAACGCAGCAGGTGGATGGGGGCTAAGCTGCAAGGTCTGTGAGCCAGGCGGACTGACCGTGCGCCGAGGCAGAGGGAAGCTCAATGTTGTAACTTCCATCAAATGAAACATCAGTGTGTGTGAACAGCTCTTTGGGAAATGATACAAATTCAAGACACTTGTAAATGCCAATGTATTCGCCCACTCCACACCTCCTCTGAGGCCTTCAAGGATGACTGTGTCTGAAATGCCACAGGAGGTGGAGGGAGTCCCTGCAGGGCCAGCCTGTCTGTCAGGAGAGACAAGGTGGCCTGAGGGAACTGCTGAGGGGGAAACGCTATGGCTGTGCCTTGGGAATTCAGAAGAGGTCAATGTTTCAGGCCGGCCGGGGTTACGGAAGAGATCAGAGAAGGCTTGATGGAAGAAGCAGCCTCTGACAAAGGTGTGTTTGGAAGGACGACTAGGATTTCCCAGGCAGAGAAGCCCACGTCAGACGAGCAGCGGGAAACAGGGCCAGTGGAGGCCTGAGTACAGCGACTCTGGCAGCAGGTGCGGGAACCTGTGTATCACCTGGGCACTGAGGAGCCAAGAGGCTCCTGAGGAGGGTGAAGAGAGCACAGATGCCCACTGGTCCTGCTCTACTGAAGCTGCACACTGcccaagaaacaaaacaaaaacagagacagTGACAAATCAAGAAACACCAGGAAGTGATGGCAACACAGCATCAAACTTCACGGTCCCCAAACAGAAGGCTCATGGGCTTTCTAAAGAGCTTGGACCCAGGCCTGTGTGAACGTGTGAGCCAGTGTCACCCATGTCACCCCTCCACATTGATGATGAGCTGCAAAAGACCAACCCGTCAGCATGGCGGTGATTCTGCCACTCAGGACACACAAGCATGAATGACACGGCAGATCCCCCACTTAGCCAAACGAGTGGGGCAGCTGGAAGCAAGACTTTTGACGACCTTTAAAGGATGCATTTATTCCCACACTTCAAATGATCAGACCTGTGTAACTCCTTAAGACCCCAGAAACAAAGCCTGCCAGGTAGGTTCAAAAACATGTGTGCTGGGGTGGGCACTCAACACGGCAAGCAGAGAGAGTGGGGCAAAgaagcagagatgcagaatggccAGATGCCACCCAAGAAGAGGCCAATGTTTTCATGGCTCATGGGCAGGGAAGGCGAGTCTTTTCAATCCCACCTCCACACAGCAAGCACTCACTTTCAAAACTGAATATAAAGCCTAGTAAATCTCTGTAATCTGGGTCAAGACCAAGACTTTGGAACACTACAACAGGAACTCTGGCAACGCTAAGCGTCAATCAACTGATGTTTATTTTAGAGAACTCTTAGGCATCTCCAGTAACATGCCATGCTCTGCTCTGTCATTTCCTGtagacaattttgttttaaacacacaaaagaaaacgaaacaaaaaaataagcacaaGATCACTGCTTCCTCTTATCCTATTAAATTGATACAAATTGACCTGAACAGGAGATGTATTTCATTAGAAAGCAGTCCTTCACCAGGATTCATATCGGGGCACTTCTTGGATCGGCACCAAACAGCAACGTGGCAGTGTTGTCATAGCTGCTGTTACTGCCATGAAGGTGGATATGAGCGAGTCCTTGGCAATCTTAGGAACAATCTGTGAAAGTTACCTGAAATGACCCTGGGATGGATGATTTGCTCTCCCAAAGAATGATGAACATAAAACTAAGCAGAGTACGAGAGGGATGGACAAGGCCTCAGGTACCTCTGACACAAAATCCAGTCTCAAGCACAGAAGCGGCTGAAATCAAATAGCATCTTTAGTAGAGATTTCAGGAGAGAGACCCAGGCGACACTTCTGGAGTAGTAGTTAAACTTGCCCTGTGTGTTTTCCCTGCCTACACGACAGTCCTAACCCTACTAACATGCATAACGCATTCCACATGGACACGCCTCAAGTCGACATGGAAACCAAAACCAGTGAGAACTTCGGCTGTTTGGAGGACCACAGCCTAACACACAATCATTTTCTGCACAACTGTTTTTTAGGAAGCACGGGGTCTCCAAAGGGTCATAGGCAGTTTGCCAAAAATAAGAGGGGAACATCCTACACTATTTGGTGAAGGaaggaaaccagaaaacaaatatGCAGTAAATGGAAACGCTCTGTAAGCTGGTTTTTACCAGGGGCTGTGTGGATAGTTTATAATTAGATTAGCTGAGCACATAAGATGCTGTAACTTCTTATAATTTTTCCCAGTCAGCCTTTAAAAGGGTGATGATGTTGATGTTGAATTGAAAATGTCAAACCATATGTGGCTTTTCATGCCCAAATGACCCTGAGTGAAAAGAACAGTTACAAAGGAAAACAGGGACTACTTACTGTCACGCTATCACGGTCAAGTGCAGCGAAACCAACCAGCCATGTTTTTATGGCCAACAGCAATCCAAGGGGAAAGACTGTTTCAGTGGATCTATGGTCCACTTACAGTCAGCCTTCGGTGGGAGACCACCAAGAGCAAGGCCTGGTGACGAACATGTAACTCCAACACTCCTTGTACTATGACAACAGCAGCTAAAGCAAACCTTGTGCAACCAACAGAAGTTTTACTTGAACTTttagcaacaaacaaataaaaagcaaatgctaCCATAGCTGACGATTTTTGAATAAAGAAGTCTTGATTTTAAAACTCCCAACCCGTAACACCATCTATAACAGTGGTTTTCAACAGAGGACAATTCTGCCTCCGCGGGGACACCAGAGAGACATTTTTGGGGGCCACAACTGGGGGCGAGAGTGCCACAGCTATCTGGAGGGTGGAGGCCAGGAAGCTGCTAAACATCCTCcaatgcacaggacggccccaGAGAATGACCGTCCCAAATGCCAGCAGTGCCTGGGCTGAGACCCTGAATGCTGACTCGCGGGGCACACCCTCGCAGgtttcccctttttttccttgCGGAATGTGTACTGTGGGAACCTCatgttttgcttctttattcaaaattactGACAAGAATGGTGACAGGTGGGGGTTGGCTTCACATTTGCAACTTCACATTTTATTAATCAAGCcactgaagcagaaaaaaattaaaaaccactttCAACGAGAGCATTTTTTTCTAAGCAGCATTATTTCATCAATTGAATACTCAGGTAAGCTCTTTATTATGACTGAGCAAAGAAGTATGTTCCTTTAAGAAAAGGGGACAGAggcaaaaatatatgattttaaacaTGTGCTGCGGTAAGAGAATTATCTGCTGTGAGTAATCGAGCCTGTGTCTTTAGTGGGGGGAACGAAGAGGCTTTGTGGTGAATGCCTCCTGTTTTCACTGCTCAAGTTTCCTCCGATGTGTTACTTCTTTGCAGTTTGTTTTTACCCTTTAGGGCCACCACTGTGCTTTCTTTGGAGGAGTGGCTTCTCCGGAGCCCTCATGTTCTTCTGGCAACCAGGTGGCCAGGACAGCTGTGAGAGCAGTGCCCCGCAGAGCCCCCGAGAGCACAGTGCCAGgccctggccaggcctgggtaCACGTTCCTGCTGGTCTCTCATCCTCAGCTCACCTTCCCCCAGTGCCTCACCTCTGAGGCTGGAGAGCCCCCCAGGTGCCGGCGGTGtcgggggaagagggaagggccCGGGTAGTGGGGATGTGGCATCTATTCGCTCTGTTGAATGCCACACTTGTGCCGGGCACACGTGCAGCCTTCACGGGAGACAGGCCTTTGACAGGCCATCCGGCAGAGCGAGCCGTGTGGGAAGGGAGAGCACATGCTGTGGCTGACCGGAGGGAAGCAATCTGAGGACCCCTGGAAGTGGGGTGAGGGTACAAACTGTGATTCAGATCCTTAGCTCAGAGAACATGGCAAGATGGCAAGAAAAAAGGTCTGTTCTGACTGGAGTTTGGAGTTAGAGGTGGGATAAGGGTCCAGGATAAGTAGGGCCCAACCCTCCGTCACTGCCAGCCCCACcaggaggcagtggggagccCCAGGCGGGCTTTCTACAGGGAAAAGGTGTGGTGAGGCTGGCTTTAGAAAGATCATTTGAGATGCAAGGTCAGAACAGGCAGAGGGGAGCAAGTTGAAAGGTGGGAGGTAGAGGTGTGGCTAAAGGGACAGGCGCACACAGGGTGACGACCTGAACAAACACCTCTGGTGCACATACAACCCCAAGGGCTGTTTTAAGAGTTGCACAGAACTTGGATGAAAGGATGACACAAATCCTAAAGTAAATGCGAAAGCACACAACATCCCTACTGAAGAGAATGGCCAGGAGCCGCAGGCAAATCCAGCCCGCAGTGGCTCCCACAGCCAGAGAAGCCGGGATGATGAAGGCACAGCAGACACTGGCTTTTCCGAAGAACACTAGGCCCACACACACAGCTCCTGACGCAACGGCAGCTGCGCAGGAACCACAGGTCAGGGCGAAGCTGAGCACACACACCAAACCCGGAGGCTCACGGGTGGGGCTGACAGGCCAagggcaattttatttttccctccttttaatgCACTTATGTATCTGACTTGtttacaataaacatgtatttatgtagtgcttctttaactttttttttatacaaaaaaCACTCTGTGAAAGAACTATAAAAGCAATGGAAAGATGGTGAACTCTGTGGACTGAGGCGCAGACAGCGCCACGAAAGCAGGCGGAGGCACGACTTACCGACCCTTTCTCCATCACTCTGTTGAGCATGACCACGCCCCTGCTCTTCTGCTCCCACACCATCTCCCAAAAGTGACCACACGTGTTCGGCAAAGGGCCCTGCAAAACATAAGCCACAACGTGCATGCCATTTACACATAAACCTTTCCAGTGCGAGCTCATCTTGGCAGTTAGCAGATGACAGTGCCCTGAAGCAGGGTGGTGGCAGAGGGTGGGACAGAGACCCAACCCTCCGTGCCCAGCGGTCAGTGACCACAGTTCTATTTCCTAACATATGGTGAAAGGTCAGTGCCGCATCTCAGGGCTGGTTCAGGGATGACCAACGGAGCGCAAATGCTGATTCTGCTTTCTGGTTCGGCCTGGGTGGCTGAGGGGCTGGCTCCACAAGGATCCGTCACTAAGCGGGGGTGGAATAGTGGACAACACTGCTGGGGGCAGGCGACAGGCAGCATGGGCAAGTGATCAACAGGGAGGCTTCTGgcggttcaagtcccagctccaatcatttatctgtgtgaccttggacaagtcatttcacctctcccACGCCCGTTTCTCCACTTATCTCACTTGACTAATCACAGCACCCACTCACGGGGTTTTCAAAATGAACTATGTTCGCACATATAAAGGCCTTCCCACAGTACCTGGAACACAGTACACAACCAatgaaatgttagctattattattactattactaatgGTGAACCTGGCCAAGAAACA
This region includes:
- the PTPN1 gene encoding tyrosine-protein phosphatase non-receptor type 1 isoform X2; protein product: MEMEKEFEQIDKAGSWAAIYQDIRHEASDFPCRVAKLPKNKNRNRYRDVSPFDHSRIKLHQEDNDYINASLIKMEEAQRSYILTQGPLPNTCGHFWEMVWEQKSRGVVMLNRVMEKGSSKETREILHFHYTTWPDFGVPESPASFLNFLFKVRESGSLSQEHGPIVVHCSAGIGRSGTFCLADTCLLLMDKRKDPSSVDIKKVLLEMRKFRMGLIQTADQLRFSYLAVIEGAKFIMGDSSVQEQWKELSHEDLEPPPEHVPPPPRPPKRILEPHNGKCKEFFPNHQWVKDESEEDKDDGPIQEETRTPLSVPCSVESTSPDTEVRRRVVGASPSQGESSSPKEEQDEALTHWKPLLMNMFMATVFTAGAYLCYRVCFH
- the PTPN1 gene encoding tyrosine-protein phosphatase non-receptor type 1 isoform X1 yields the protein MEMEKEFEQIDKAGSWAAIYQDIRHEASDFPCRVAKLPKNKNRNRYRDVSPFDHSRIKLHQEDNDYINASLIKMEEAQRSYILTQGPLPNTCGHFWEMVWEQKSRGVVMLNRVMEKGSLKCAQYWPQKEEKEMIFEDTNLKLTLISEDIKSYYTVRQLELENLTSKETREILHFHYTTWPDFGVPESPASFLNFLFKVRESGSLSQEHGPIVVHCSAGIGRSGTFCLADTCLLLMDKRKDPSSVDIKKVLLEMRKFRMGLIQTADQLRFSYLAVIEGAKFIMGDSSVQEQWKELSHEDLEPPPEHVPPPPRPPKRILEPHNGKCKEFFPNHQWVKDESEEDKDDGPIQEETRTPLSVPCSVESTSPDTEVRRRVVGASPSQGESSSPKEEQDEALTHWKPLLMNMFMATVFTAGAYLCYRVCFH